The Candidatus Nezhaarchaeota archaeon genomic sequence AGGAGCTACGTATACTTCCAAGTGCCCCTAGAGATGGGGGTGGAGAAGCCTAGGAGCGAGGTAGAAGAGGGGGCCTTAGCCTACTGGCCTCAAGCTAGAGCAGTATGCGTCTTCCTTAAGAGGGCGAAGTTCGACTACGACGTAAGCCTCCTAGGCAAAGTTGTTGAGGGCCTAAGCATCTTAAGCGAAATCAAGGCCGGCACACCGCTAACAGTCGAGCTAGCCTCTACTATAGAGGGCTAGCTCCTCGATAGCTAAGTAGAGCGGAGGGCTAGCCTTCTATAGTTAAGGCAGGCGGTGCTCACTCCGCCTAGCTAGATGAAGGGCGGCTTAGCCTTCAGGTTCACAATGGGTATGGCCACCCAGCCAGGCCTAGCGCCGTAGCTCACCTGGACACTCTCTCTAGACTCCTCCGCCTTTATTAATATGTACGTGCCGTCCAGCTCCTCG encodes the following:
- a CDS encoding cyclophilin-like fold protein — translated: MVVVGYRVRIALEGLGGCLAELQRILAPRTIEALVRALPIASRAFPGRSYVYFQVPLEMGVEKPRSEVEEGALAYWPQARAVCVFLKRAKFDYDVSLLGKVVEGLSILSEIKAGTPLTVELASTIEG